One Glycine max cultivar Williams 82 chromosome 8, Glycine_max_v4.0, whole genome shotgun sequence genomic window, tatttttgttccgAGTAACTAGAGAAATGAAGAGCATAGATAGATATAGGAATTTGAGGTGGGGTTGGTGGGAAAGTTTTGGGCGCAAAGTGCCACAGAGCTTAGAATTGCCCAAGTCTCTTTCTTAAattgaaagaagaaataaagagGTGATTAGATTTGAAGTCTTCACACTCATAGCTAGCTGATGCATTTGTTTAAAAGACaaagtaaaaaagataaatgataaaatgaatttgtgtTCAAGAGGTAGCTGGGACAAATGTGACACAATACAGTTGCTATTTTGAAATGTTGGTGCTTCCTTGAATCAATTAATGATCAATATTAAATTAAGCTATTCAGcaaattttaataatcaaaACAAATATCATGCACAaacatttaatttgaatttaatcatGAAGTTCTATTAACtaacaatattatatatatatatatatatatatatatatatatatatatatatatatatatatatatatatatatatatatatattattaagtaaCAATATTAAGCGATCGATGATACAAACTTATTATCTTAGTTCTTTGGATGAATAAGTATTTGGTTATTTGCCGTATGATAAGTGAATGCAGGTTATGGGAGACTGCATGGTCAAATCATGGGGGTATAATTTGTAAATTTGGGTGAGAAGATAAGGGAatataaatgttaattaaagACATGGCAGGTTGAACGACATGACAGGATACGTTTTATTTTAATAGGTGATTTCGTGGGATGTAGTTACTGTGCTTGCTAATGGGTAGTTGTTCATTATTGTGGTTCTATTAATGCTATAATAATGTGCAGCCATACTTATGTtatataatatcttttttaattgataaaaaaaattgttacgtTGTCATGAAGTctcaaacaatatatatatatatatatatatatatatatatatatatatatatatatatataaaattgatcatcaactattttaaatagaaaaaatttaaaaatataatttataaaaaataattacaaataattatcCTATCAGACACCTTAATAACTTTGAAAATTAACTGTCTATTAAAGCTATTATTACATACATCATCAATAAACCGTTTTATTTAACAATCaaaactaaaacaatttttttttaaagactaaaattaaaataaaaagctttatCTTTAAAAGACTAATCctattttataggaaaaaaaattattgaagccttttaatttaaaatgatttattttaacttttattttattttccttgtcaaaattatgtatcaaagttttataattaagtacttcaaacattttatatattcttaatatatgaaaaagaaaatccatTCACCCTATTATTTGACATAAGTAAtcttagataatattttattcattataactttttcaacaataatgacaataacaaatattattcataaattttaaaagcaatgggtttattttatttttatttttaaaataagcttTCTATATAGTGCAATACTTTTAGTAAAGTATGAGTTTTCATGGATGCACTTCTATCTAGCTAGCAATAACTTTATTCTTAAAAACAAATCAGCGTTGGTATTTTTTTTCAGTCTTCACACTCATAACTTTATCCAAAGTTTTCAATATACAGAATTCAAATAgtcaaattaaaagtttaattcatttgattctcatacataaaaaatgcgtaaattttattaatttttcttgtaaattgaaaaacttAAATACATGTTAGAGATGGTTTTAACCATGAATAAGTTATAGTCTTGTACCACCTATTAGTTTCTCCTAAAATAGATGCAAAATAAttctcttaacttttttttttttgtagaaaataatataagactacaattaaataatttacgATAACACTTATATTCATATATTAAGATTATATAAAGTCTTACTAACATTAGTATATCATATCATAAAAAAGTCAACTATCACCTaaatctttaaattaataataaacaattcatTTTGAAACGTGAAAAATGTTTTGGGACCCTAAATATTGGGGCCTAAGACAATTGCCTGGCTTACAAGACCCTGTATATAAGTCGGATATGGTTGCAATATTCTTCACCACCTCTCATCCTTGCTCTTGTTTGTtccttttattgtttctttcttgATCATGTCGCTTGTTGGTAAAATTAGTACTGAAATTGGGGTTCATGCAACTGCTGCAAAGTGGTTCAACCTCTTTGCAACGCAGCTCCATCATGTTCAAAACCTTACTGATAGAGTGCATGAAACCAAGCTGCATCATGGTGATGACTGGCATCACAACGAGTCGATCAAACACTGGACTTGTACAATAGGTAATTATATAAACTTCTATTAACTATATTTATACTCAAACACAAATCggtagattattattatttatcctaattttgaatatatttttagattttataattaattctctttgttttagttttaattctCATATTATAAAAGTTTACTTTTGAGTTTCTAGCTACAATTTCTTTTGGTTAAATTAGAATATTGATTATTGATATATGGaataataaaaaccacaatATAGCAAGACATTATGATAAGATTAATTTCTTAGTGACTTTGaagtataaaaactaaaattaataaaattgaaaaaaattatcaatgtattttacttttttgtatAATTAACTTACACAGTTGTGTTTTATTGATCTTGATTGCATGTGAAACAACAGATGGTAAGATTACAACATGTCTGGAGAGTATTGAATCCGTTGATGAACCGAACAAAACAATCACCTACAAGCTCTTCGGAGGAGATATTGGTCATAAGTATAAAGTCTTTAAGCTCATTTTTCAAGCTATTGACACCGATCATGGGGGTGTTATTATCAAATGGACCGTTGAATATGAGAAGATTGATGAGAATGTTGATCCTCCGTATGGCTACATCGAATACCTGCACAGTGGCAGTAAACAGATTGATGGCAATCTTCTCAAGCCATAGCTCCAAAAGTTAtgcagaaaataattaataagtaaGAAATAATTGGCTTGGCCTTAGAATATATAGTGCTTGTCTAGTTATCAGTATAATCGGTGTGATGTTTGACGATCGAGAAAGATGCTTACCTAGATCGTTCGTTTTGCATGGAATAAATTTGGAAGTGtgttaaattatgttatatatagtgCTCAATGTGATGCATATAATGGATATTTATGTttcacataaatatatatattaaaatacaaaGAAATCCTTCTAaatctttttaagaaaaatctttgtaaaatcccttaaaaattagttattcaaaataaaattagagtttGGGAATTAACTTTGCATCAcatatataatgtttttttttcagtaaaaaaaagttaaagataattattttatgtatttaaaagCTGAATATTATTAGAGCAGAAAATTACATCATTGGCAATTATTTGGTCCACCTAATCAGTAACATCTTCAATAcagaaattattataataattaccaACAATAATTGACATTCGTGTCAATAGTAAATAATTTCTGTGTTTTAATTAAATGgtttaagatttaaatatttatttgcctTTGGGTAAATAATAAAtcgtgtaagaaaaaaaaatttcattttgtatAAGATAAAGGTCTTAGACAAagatttatcattatttttaataaagataaCTTCTTaagatgttaacaaaaatattattgtgaTAATTAAACACTAAAAATGCTAAAGTATGAGCAGGTTGGTTCCCACATTTTTTGGTGAACAATATGTTACATTCAGCCACCATAGAATGTAATAACTATCTCCCTTGGTTAGCACCCTTCTTCCACATTTGCACCAAATCAGACTCGAAAACCACCTCTGTCAGCAGTAATTATTGCTTAACGATAAGAAAAGGCTTCTGCTTCCCTGAGTTCCAGTATCAATCACGAgtaatcaaggttttaaatattgGTCGAGGTCGCATTACGATTTCGTAGCACTTGTTAATATAGCGgcaaattacaaataaatcagGCCAATGTGGTCCCAATTGTGATTGTGAAGAGTTGAAAAACTTTGAAATTACAGTCCAAATCCGAATCATATGGTCGTGAAACATTTTTGAAAACCCAGACCAGTGCTTACACATTTACGAAATGGCGGCATCGAAATTAATCTTATAGACCGTTAATTATGATGGCAAAGATTTCCAATTAACCACCACTGTCATTAGTGTCCATACATTTGTTTGATCGTGCTGTACATTTGTTTTCTCAACGCGGTACCCTTTATTCCACATACATTTATTCATAGTAATAAATTAAGTGgagtataatattaatgattttttttttaaaaaaaaatctttttcttttttaaattctacCTAGCTTATAACTAGCTTTAATTAGGGTAGGTCTTCTTtggtttaaaaaggaaaaaattgagCTGTGAATAGGAAAGAGTAAAGAGCACTTTACATTAAGAGAGAAGGAGCAAAGGCGTGTTTGACGGCTTTGGAGGTGAAGTAATTTGTTCTCCATTATCTCTCCATCAAGAGTTTTTTCCTCTATTGGTAGTAGCTAAATTTTCTCCTCATTTAAGTTTAATATAATTGGTCAtattttcatgtaatttttacattaattgttttctatttcatttaaaaattgttatgGTACTTGTTTTTGGCTTGATCAACCAAATTTGTGAttctaattatttgtttttaattgagaaattttgttggattgtaaattaaaaaagtaataaatcatttttatgtCTAGACATAGTGTAAAGATGATCGGTTAAAACTCTTCTTTTTAATGTAAATACCTTGGTTACACTAATTTAAGGGACTTAGATTCTTTAACTTAAGGATTAAGACTAGAATAATTTTGTGGGTTGATGGTAaccaaattttaattgaatatgaaTACATAATGATTTTATGTTAGGAATGCATAAATGTAGTGCTAGTAACTATGTCAAGTTGGATATTGTCGATGTCCTTACATGATATTGAAAAGTGGATTCTGCATCTCATGCATTAAGGATTTGGGTCAATAGTGAACTTATATATAGCTTTGTTTGAAATAACAAAATGAAGTATGAATATACTTTTATTAGTTGCTTTAATCTACGTGTTTAATTGAAATGGTTTTAAAATCTAAACTTTTTCCTCTacaaacaattaataataataataataacagttCGACCACGATTAAACCAATGTCTTAATTGGTTCGATGATCAGtctgattttataaatattaagcaAAACTGTGGATTTCATGGTGGAGTTAAGTCATGGCTGTAAATGGGTGTCTGGACAGTTTAGTTTCATTGCATCTTTTTTTCATGTTATCTCTGCTGTGACTATGGATGATGGCTGTGCTGGGAAAACAACCCTAGCTTTGTTTATGCTTTGCTGATCTCATAGTGGCTTGCCAGATTGTTTGCTTTCAGTTTTAAATGTTATGTTACCTAAGAGAACATTCATAAAACATGGGTGAAAattatgtgtatattttttgGTTAGGATTTGCTTTAGGTTCAAGTTTACTTTCATTTGGTTCATGAGTATGCACAAAAACAGTAGAGTACACCTAAATATTCTTAGAAGTAAAGTGAATGAGAGTATgttatctgaaaaaaaaaaaaccttgtgaAAACATCAAAAAGAGTTTTGAAGTTCAAAACTTTGCTATACTTGTTAATGATCAAATAAGTTCCAACTAAGATTGCTTCACCCCAAAGATATTTTGGTTCATATGTTGAAACAACCCTAACTTCGAGTATatgcttattttttgtttgtcattCCATTTTGTTGTTCGTGCCAACACAAGACATGGTGTGCAGATACAGGATCAGGACTGATGCTTTGGTACTGTGTAATTTTAGGAGAAGGAAAAgatattttgtattattgatTGATTTGGATTTACATGATTTATAAAGGCAGAGAGCTGATAAGGAGAGATCCTAACCACCCTGATTACGGAATAAATATTAGCATAAGATACGGATAAAATAAGGGAGTATCAAATCAGATTATTATGCACTTGATTGTTACAATATAACTCTTCTAGAAACcttatttgaaatttacaaGAAAAGCACATACTGtgggaattttttaaaattgaaaatgttctacatttataatttatttcttgtaattttcttcccaagtttttctttttcctcttttttgtttCTGGTTCTGatatagtttattaaaattatgatgCATTTGTTTTCAGGCTTGAGGAGCTCCAGCTTTCGGATATCAAATTTCTTTATGGTTGTTCAAAGCCAACTATTGTGGTTCTTTACCaggtttctaattttattctatAGGGAAACTCTTGGATTTGATTGTTGTTGATGCTTGAATCTGGGAAGATGAGGGAATCTATGAAGGGAATTGGAGAAGAGAAGTGGGAAAAACAACGGAAGAAAAGagaatttgatttatgaatttacGGACCTGTTGTTGCTTTTGTCGTCTAGCTTTGTGggcagagaagaagaaaaatggggAGAACGGGATCAAGAGAAGGAGTAagctaaagaagaaaaaatatcttacattttgtaataatttttagtcattaatatttttatttaattaataatgttaaattTAGATGGacataaaaatcattttgaactaatttgaaaagataaatgatcaaattaaataaaaaaaataaagtatcaaATATGTCATTTGTTCTTACCAATATTCTTTCTTAAAATACCATATAATATACTTTGAAGatggttttttttaagaagtataattttctttaggaaaaaatattaagaattatttttatcatgatttttaatttattgggtAAAATATGCTTGGGTtcctgtaaaatttaaaaaatattaattttatactcataaaattttttatattaatttgatccatgtaaaataaaatatatacttttttagtccttaatgaTAACTTCATTAAATCGTAATTGGTCGTGATTAATAAAggtaatttgattaaaaaagaaatttttttagacTTTCTCATGAGATTAGGGGGAGATGAAACAATAAGTTTTAGTGTCTAGTGGGTGTGCtcgagaagaaagaaagaaagagggagtaAGTACACCTCTTAAATGATCagcaaaattatgtttttatctttacctgaatcaaattaatataaaattttttacaaagacagaattaataatttttaaattttatagggaTCTTGgacatattttatcctaatttatttaatctaaatgaatatttattaattctttaacaagtattttttttagaggattAACAAGTATTTCATATACATACTGATTAACAAAACGGTAAACTAAAATAGGAACAAAAACATTGGATTAAGAATTTTGCTGTTACCAGTTTCATACAATTCAGTATTTGAATTCCAGAAAATATGAAGA contains:
- the LOC100500325 gene encoding uncharacterized protein LOC100500325 gives rise to the protein MSLVGKISTEIGVHATAAKWFNLFATQLHHVQNLTDRVHETKLHHGDDWHHNESIKHWTCTIDGKITTCLESIESVDEPNKTITYKLFGGDIGHKYKVFKLIFQAIDTDHGGVIIKWTVEYEKIDENVDPPYGYIEYLHSGSKQIDGNLLKP